TCTGAATTGATTACAGGATCGTGAGTAAATGACCGATTGATTACAGGATCGTGAGCTAAATAACCGTGAGCTAAATAACCGTGAGCTAAATAACCGTGAGTTCAGCTGCCTACTGCGAACCCAAAGGTTGAGGGCATTGCGCCCATTGCGCAGGACGACCAGACTAGTAACCCAACCTGCCACCAAACCAGCGACCCAACCAGACTATTGCAGACCCGTTAGCTGCCACCAACCAAAGGCTGGCCCAATAAAGCGAATCGTGACCCAACCTGCCACCAGGATCCCGATCCCGATCCAAGCACCGGTGATCGTAATCCGATTCAATTGTTCCGCTTGGGCCTTGGTTACAGGCAGCCAAGGCAAGAAGCGCTCTTCTTTCCCATAGTTTTCTCCAAGGGTTTCTTTACGTCGTTTT
This genomic window from Alkalinema sp. FACHB-956 contains:
- a CDS encoding DUF2839 domain-containing protein, which produces MGDSKRRKETLGENYGKEERFLPWLPVTKAQAEQLNRITITGAWIGIGILVAGWVTIRFIGPAFGWWQLTGLQ